In the Pectinophora gossypiella chromosome 24, ilPecGoss1.1, whole genome shotgun sequence genome, ACAATTAAGCCTTTCTTGGATTTGTTATATTTCCTGATGTATAGCCGACATCTAAGTACCTACGCTTTACTTTGGTACTATCTCACATTATAACTTTTGTCACATCCCGgataatgtctgtgtaaaacactTTTTACACGACattatacattgacgttatcgtacacgcgcatctgtgtgtgtgacgtctgacgccatacgattgaagactaaaataagaccgagagggggtgaggtaaacctaggtcagccgctggtgcggggcgaagagttgccgttctatacgtatgcttttgtgataaaatgttaaaaatgttagtgcgacagggttcttaagttggtttataatattgctcataactgtacctaactatattaACTTATACAGCAATGGTAAAATGTTTAACTAACTTTGGTCCTCTAGCTTGCGTGCGGAaaatcttaaattatttttatttaatttgtaaaaattgagccaatttatttatttacagtctTTTAATTGagcttcattatttattttacatacatacataaagtcacgcccgtaatccctaatggggtgggcagagccacaagtaatcaaagacaacttgcacttatttattttacgaaATCAAAATTACAATCTTTGATACCTCGGGACTGTCAATTTATCCCTAATGCACCTCAAGGTGGTCAATTTCGCTGGAGAGCTGGGTACGAGCTGCTCCTCGGGCCTTCTGAGGGGTCTAGCTGGTGGTATACACGTCCTGGGCACGTTGACGTGGGGGTGGGTCTTGACGTGCTTTCTGAGGGACGAAGGGTCCGTGTAGCGCTTGCCACAACCCGCTGCGCCGCATGCGTAAGGTCTCTGGAAGAGGAAGGCTCTTTAACCGACTTAAAAAAAGGGTCTCAATTCGtcagattttgttttttaaagaatCTCTTGGTATCAAAAACAGTGACTGTgctcctgtggtacaccggcttgcttatcaaacggggagtgccggttcgaaccctggtaccagacttgcaccaaagaccagtatagacagcgatacggctctgctatcacgttggtaacagaaagctcggtgaggcgtgggttaACTCACGTCGCGATGTGTATAGATGTACCCCTGATTACCCCAAATGAAATGACGCAATCAAAGTCCAATTAAAACTAATTTTGCACTTAAAAAGAGCATAATCGTAACGAACAAGTCGAAGAATACTTACAGCATTAAAATGTGTTCTCTGATGCTTGGCTCTGTCTGAAGAGTTGGAGAAGGCCTTCCGGCAGTGAGGAGCAAGACAGGCGTAGGGCCTCTCGCCCGTGTGGGAGCGCACGTGGATCTTCAGGTTCTCCAGCCGGGAAAAAGCCTTGCCGCAGCCGGGGTGCTGAAGAGACGGGAGGAGTTAGGGTAGCTGTTACAAGAGACCGTATCTGGGGCCTCTGGTTAATAATACCCCTAATATTATCTAGAACAGGGTGGTTAACATTtgcatttgcgcatgtaaaagcaAGTGTGCACTGTCAAGAACTGTGAGAGCCATGTTAGTGccttggtagaacgcttgcctctcactttgaggtcgtaggttcgaatccagcacagtcctaaatcaatgattgtcgaatttgtttcctgCGCCGGTTCCAACTTTATTGTACAAATGAGCTATTAATTATGGCTCGATCGTTGCAGACGactcatgttggtctaacagaaagcttggtggtgggtacttaggtcatcttgcgatggatgtacctctgacctgATACCAATTGGGAAACAGTCgtgttatgttgtgtgtttAGTCTCATTTCTTATTATGAAGgcattatcatcactaatttaagagccacgctcttatctgtgtagcattctccatgcaactttttagggaaaaatagttcagtggtttccctcttagcTTGCGCCctgtagtactctgtctgacgcgagtgggatgacgcccagagtagtatatttcaaagccgtactgggactcctccgcctctgaagtgaatagtactgacaatcGCTGCTGCCCACTGTCAGGTTCTGAAGGCATAGGGGGCTCCTTATTTGCCCAGTCAAGTAGTGAACGCTAAAAAACTCACATGGCATCGATTGGGTTTATGTCCGGAATGCACGCGCATATGAATGAGCAGTTTATATCTCGCGTTGAACGGTCGACGGGCACGCGTGCAGTCGCGCCAGAGGCAGCTGAATTCATCTCCTGGGGATGAAGATATTAGTCGTAGATATTATAATGAGCATAATACAACACATAATTCTATAATGCACTCAGaacaatattatgtaaaaaaaaaaaacacaaaaatgaatTCCAAAATTACCTTTGTACGAGTTGACATGAGCTTTTTCGATATGCTCTACCAAGGTGTTTTGATTTGGATATCTTTCATAGCAGTGTTCCCATAGACATGTTCGTTCACCTGAAAAAAATGTACAATAGATAGAAATCAAGTCAATGACGAGATACATGACGTTAATATTGTTCTATTTGGATTTGTTACTCTACAACTCGATGATACTGCTACTCCTGCCCTTAACTCACTCTAGGTCTGGTGGGATCGGTACAACATGTATTCTTCTTCCATTCATCTCTGTCAgttgtcatctcagtactcccatctcacacacatatccttcttttcACAATCCATCCccccacattcatactcataattTTCCTCGTTACatgcctttcatccctcctcatTACATGCCCATACCAAGTCAATCAgttgctcctcaatttctcaCAACACAACTCGATAACAAACTTATTTCTATAACAAACAAATGTATAAAAAGCAATGCTCAAAAATGTACGGACGACAATCCCAAAATCGGCAGATCCCGATGCCACATAATGTCAATCAATGAGTTACAATGGTACATTATGACTGAAAATTATGTGTCTGAGTTTTTGAGCGTTTTAGATAAACGTACCTTGTACTTTCTCTTTTTCAGCTTTCTTTTCAAACTGCAGCGTTCTGCTTTCTACGGCAGTTACCTCTTCATCCTTCTCAAAATTCAACCCAAAGTCATCCAAATTAACAAATAGTTCATCTTCATCAAATGTTTCTGAATTTTCGTCGTAATAAGTAGAACTTTGTACATCGCTTTCTATAGATTCAGATACGGACACCTTTCTTCTATCGAAATCAAATTCTGTACAACTCGTTGGAGTGTCTGGTAGGTTCTTAGCATTGTCAATATTGTACAGAATATTATTCGGATAACTGTAATGCTCTATACTGTTCATTATTTGAGTATTTTGCACCGGATATGGAATGGTCTCTTCAACGTTGTAATTGCAGTACCTTTTTGAAAACGCTGTTTCCATTGAAGGTAGAATCTTCTCATTGTTTGCAAGAAAGTCTTCATTAAAACCTTCTGGCGACAGTCTAGACTCACCTTCTTCTCTGCAAAGTTCATCTATCAAAGATTCATCGTCAATGTATTCATTGGTTTCGTATAAACTCGTCTCGGTTTTGTTTGTGCTACTATTTGAATCAGTTTTGATACTTTTACTATCGAAGTCTATACTATCCAGATCTAAAAGAACTTCTTTGATGTTTTGTTCATCAATGTTGCTATCTATAACCTGATCTATGATTTCTAGATCTGTGTTTTTGTTGCTGTTCCAATCGAGGACTTCTAAATCGAAACTTTCTTCAActccatatttgaaactgtCCTTTTTCTTGCAGTTTTCTAGTTCCAAGTTAAATTGTGTCATGTAATAAGCGTGGAGGTCTGAGACATTGTCGTTTCTCTCTTGGAAAAAGTCTTCATAGGGCATTACATCGTATTCCGCCATTTTGCGTAGTCATTCAACTGTAAATGAGACATTTTCGTTAGTTACATACTCTTTTGACATAAAATcctttacatacacacataatagCTCAGTTACTAGTaatttgatatatattttttgacgtgatttattgtgtagatttgctgcaaacaGCATTAACCGCTTGGCCTGACAAGTGgaagcgttgagggctctcacccggtagtaaCTTTGATAGGCTTTGAATCAtgtaaattgttttgaattttttttgacatgtagttattttatatttattttatttggggatCTTACAGATAAAAATACCTTCTCTTCAACCATCAGTTCAGCTGTGCCTCGTTCAATCAGTTCATGGGCGGAAACGTTTAAATTTCAGAgcttttcaattcaattcaaaacattgTATTCTACGCAAACACAACTTATAGGACAACAAAACTCTAAGCTCTGGAGCACTTCAGCACTAGTAAAACTGATCTTATTTTTTGCACACTTTTCAACATAGCTAACCACATTGCAAGTTCATTCACCTATTTGCTATACCTCGGTAAGTACTTCGCAATTTGCCATGTGCGGATCGTTAACAACACCATGTGTTTtgctattattataaaaataaactttctcCGTACATCTGTGGATTAATAACATTTATAGCGTCTTTTTGCAACAAACTTTTTTAAACATTGCTTTTTTTTGCAGGAACGTCTTTCAAACTTTGGTTTTTTGCAAAAACTTTTTATGTTCTTGCTTTTTTTTGCACACGTGTTTGGATGCCTATTTGGGATTAGGAAGTTAACgggtttaaataattattattaagctcAATTCGGATGTGTCATTAGAATTTTTGGTTGATGATTTATAAGCGGTATATTTTTAGGATGGTGAATACATTAGTTAACCACTGCACAATCATCTGGACAATCATGGCACACAATAAGCTCACtgctacatcccaattggggtagtcagaggtacatccatcgcaagatgtactaagtacccacacctcactgagctttttgttagaccaatgtgataagtgaaccgtatcgccgtctataatgctcgagccaactgtgttggtcAAAACTGTACTTAGGATAAATGAAGAATGAGAAGCATTAGCGAATGAGGCATAGGTGGTGATAATAAGCGCTTGTTTTGTACAGATAGATGGGTACACAAATTCACGCCTTTTTGCCTATTGGAGTCGGCAGAGCAACAAGTCGTTAGAAGACAACGTGTATGGCCACTTGTCATTGATGgattaagtcttcttcttatcgtgtgggttgtgagatggaataccagcctcatcaaccctggtttcagggttatgattgagccgctaaaggcccctgatatggctcatgtaacgactactcacttacatcagtaaatagtaaccgggaccaacggcttaaagtgccttctgtagaacggatcatcttactttcggacaatcaggtgatcagcctgtaatgtcctaaccaaactagggaacacaaagtgatttttgtgatatgtccccaccgggattcgaacccggtttCCGGATCGTCCAaagctcaactactggaccacagaggccgttcgaTGGATTGGTAAGATAGGTGTAATGGTTTGCAGGTGACAATAACTATTTGGCCGCACAGAAAAGAGAGTAGTATAGAAAGTTGTCTGACAGATGTCGCTGTTAGCGATATGGCGGCCTTAGTCATCTTTTAGTTTTTCCTTGTTagtatctggggggttaaaatggccacatcgtagcactttatctaagaaagcaatatgttataatatgctatttgacatttgtttgcattgctcacgtacttttatatacgcaaatgtcaaattgcaatattgcttttttagatgaattgcttcgatgtggcctttttaaccccccatgttctgtgtttgtgtgtgcaataaagtgtttatctACGGGTACGGGAGTATTCCCGCCAAGTCGAGCGAAGCGAAGCGCACGGGCATACATTTattcattacatttttttttataagtgttGATAGTTTCCTCAAATTATGTTTGCCTAGAAGAAATCGTTTTAAGCGACCCGCCATTTGCCGTGAACCTAGGCAAATTATGAGGCACttaccccaaaaataatatagatggcgtttgcaagatttgacgtgataattacctattttctcattactcgggtcgttaattagtcaaaaatacaatgtaatggcagaagcatataaaataattgttgcttgatatttggatcacattatgtaggtattgaattatgttgctatcttattgcttctctatattttgatcagaataatgggtggaagatgtaattgtgtctgggtgtaataaaaagggtcatcatttatacccaaaaatgaacgaaggaaaatctttacagtgccatctatattgtttttgaagaatgtagcctgaaaagtccatcATTCAGTACAATAAATTATACCCCTTATATGTATAGATTTTACGATTCAAGCAATTCAAATGCCTATTATTTTTgcctagtacctacttacctacttaatttaataCAGGTTACTTATACCTAGACTAATTATATAACAGTTAATTCaattaaaaactttaatagAAGGTTAGGTACTTTACAATCTAtctaccttacaaataaaatcctaaaaagattttaatataatatctactTTTACTACTAAAGGTGGCGTAGTTTGTTTTTAAGAAGGTTTAAAACATAAGTAAAATTATAGGTACCTAGTggcaataaaaaaatgttaaaaaaaataaaagcactCACCTAATTAAAACCACAAGTTGAAAcaccaacaaattcaaattcagaatttttcacaaataaaaataaaattcaaaatggcaCCAACTGTCAAATTGACACATAACCTCAAAATTATCACTAAAGGGTTGACACAACCTTACTCATTCCCGTTTCAGTTTGAAATAAACTGAAATAACCTCTTCGAACTACCGGGGCTTAAAAAAAATGGATTCAACATGTGCTTTTCAGCTGTCAAAGTTAGTTTTACAGTTCAAATTCTGcactactttataactttgttGTTAACTGATATGACATAAGGTTGAAATTATAACAATCATTCGTTTTTCAGTAGAAAAAATATGTTGGTAGTAATAGCATCTAGTCTTTTGGCGCCTAAGAAACCATTtggatatttttattgattCATTTGTCATATTTGAAATGGTAAAACTATTTGGAATATGTTAATTGAGTTCAAAAGAAGATTTTAACaagttttaatagaaaaaaaatctgcttgctttttaaaatacacaacattaaacataacttaagctcacgactaaaatTTCAATTGGgttagacagaggtacatccatcgcaagatgaactaaaatgaagctttataaaatatttacagtttaattgtatttatgtttatgaagcTAAGTTAGCGATCAATCGCAGGCTGCAAAATAgtaatgtaatgtttattattatgaattaaacgtttgtgtttttaaagtgaaacgtggactacgACACAGAGAGATACAGAGAGGTTGAAAGCGTTTGAGATTtagtgttggcgaaggatggagggtataagctggactgaaatggtgtcaaatgaaaaagtgctggaaataGTTGAAGAAAAAAGAATCACAATACATAATTtggagaaccggagaggaaatatgactGGCTACcggatacgacacgattcatttataaaaaaacatcacagaagGAAAAAATTAAGACAGAAAAGGGTAGACCTAAGGGaacttttatgaaataaataaaagagaaggtgcaggtcgtgtcgtattaggagagaagagaggaatggcgattactccatcgaCAAGAGGGTTATCTCTTAgataatgagagagagagaggattatatttattattgttcgcTTTAAAAAAATGGACGGTAATCGAACCTGGGTTAGTTTGGAGTTAGAAGTTAGTTcctaacatacttacttacctaaccaTCTTCGATCGAATCTAAATACTTTCGGTTCAATTTTCTGGTTCCTGAAGCAATCACAAATCATTTACTGCACAtttaatgtcatcatcatcatcattatcagccgtacgacgcccactgctggccataggcctcccccaaggatctccacgacgatcggtcctgcgctgcccgcatccagcggcttcccgcgaccttcaccagatcgtcagtccaccttgtagcgggcctacccactgagcgtcgtccgacacgtggtcgccattcgagaacctttccgccccagcggccatcggttctcctcgctatgtgtcctgcccactgccacttcagctttggcAATTCTCctagctatgtcggtgacttgagttctcctgcggatctcctcatttctgattcgacaTTTAATGTAATTACACCAAATAAAcgattgtttaaataaaagaaaaaatgtttatttcatttttaaataaagaaactaataggtaaataataataatttcaatggattattttatttgcctatttttttgtaacaagctggtaaattaaattcaaattcaaaactatctttattcagtaggtaacatagttacactttgaatcgtcaatttttacataacggacgtctcatccgcctaaaattactgcagcttctcacaacctgtatagctggggaaaagaagctgcaagaaaaacctcggtaatGTCAAACCACCATAATGTCAGCCAAATGTGACTTATTGATGCCGTAAAGGGATATGGGCCCTTAAAAGTAAACGGCTGATGAAGACATAACGACAGGCGTCAAAGTTTTTATGAAGTAGccgtttttttaagtttttattattttaacttgCGCTGCGAAGTAGTGTTTGTTTAATCAAAAAGTTTCATTATGTCCTTAGCGTCatcggcctccgtagtccagtggttgagcgttgtgttcacgatccgaaggtcccgggttcgattaccggtGGGCTgagtcattacaggctgatcacctgattgtctgaaagtaagatgatccgtgcttcggaaggtacgttaagctgttggtcccggttactacttactgatgtaagtaggtagtcgttacacgagccatgtcaggggcctttggcggctcaatagtaaccctgacaccagagttgatgaggttggtaatcaacttcacaacccacacgatagatctATCTGATACATTGTAGTTATCTTAAGGTCAATAATCGATTAATTATGCATTAAAATGTATTGATATCTGCTACACGTGCGATTTAAAGGCACCTTATAACCTTTGTCGATGTCTGATAGCCTTGCACGCTTCATCAGCCTCGTGTGGTTCGTctgggagtcgaacccgggagtattccacctcacaactcacacgatagaagaaggaccttgataccgaccccgcgggCTTagggcatggtcgacgattcccattcagcgcttatcgctatcgacccacttagggtcaattcattctttcaaatgtttttctgggctgggcaccctcaggcctgttgtcttaaacgttgtaccgggtgagagccttcaccactccccatttgtccggccaagtagttatttccatctgcggcaaatctacaataagtcacgtcaaaaaaaacttgttttctgCAACACAGGACACTCAAACTCCAACAAAACAAACActgtagataataaaataaaacaaagttagAAAGCGCATCGCATTATTACTACACTTATGCGTCCCACGTGTCTTTAATGCGTGCAATGCATGCATAGCGTACGGTGCACAGAGCACGGAACAAAATAACGCTCGGCATCCAGAagcgtttttaataaaattattcataaAGAATCATTTGAAAACAGTTACGTATTCAATAGATTCAATTTCAGTTCTCTCCAGCaataaaacttataatttaCCACTTGGTACATACTTCGGAATATATCTCGGGTGAAGAGAATAAACAGCGGAAAGATATCCTCAACACACGGTTTTTTAAAccacatttatgttttattttaagaactagagccctgtgccgaggattttcttgcagcttcgttTTCCTGgttgtacaggttgtgagaagctgcagtagtttgaggcggatgagacgttcgttatgtaaaaaaatacgacttaaattgtaactatgtatgttacgtactgaagaaagatttttttgaatttgaattttagcGATtgtaaatcaataaaataaagacaatcaaaaatcaaagaaaattaaataagtactatcacaattttattttttaatggctTGTAAATGTTGCATACACGTTATAAATAAGTTACacataaagtgttttattttgattactATCATTTTTCGATCtaaacatttaaattaattttaatttattttattcttattctaaacATTACACTCgtctatactgggtgttagtgacatcgtaacgaatactgagggggttgattcagaccatgattctgagttaaaatcaagtggaattttccgtcgcaaaattcatgattttttttagtttttttaaattattttcaattctatacttttgcgatgaaaaaatccacttgatattaactcagaataataagctgaatcatcccactcagtattcgttacgatgacacttacaccccacacaggtacatacggtagctatataagtaggtatgggtgttagtgacaccgtaacgaatactgagggggatggttcagaccatgattctgagttgatatcaagtggaatttctcttttttaaataaaaatttttcttttctttttaattattttccaatccatacttttgcgacggaaatttctacttgatatcaactcagaatcatggcctgaaccacccctcaaagttttcgttacgatgtcactaacaccctgtataatagcaAGCTCTTTTACATAGCGTGTTATTTggaagtatttatatattatgtatattaagtaagtagatatcgACCATTACAGAGGCGATACTGTTCACCACATGATTGATTTTATACAGCTCGATGAAAgcgggtacggtcacgagcattaatatgtatacactttggtaccatgtcacattaacttttttgacaaattgtactgtaagtctcactaaatgtcaaatatgttagcgcgacagagttctaaagtgggtacattatattgctcatgactgtacttagttcatcatgcgacggCTGTAGCTCCGCCCACcctgattaataataataataataataaagatctttttatttgttctccacaatgtacataaatgggtttcacaaaataatgcacaattgaAGGGTATGTACGAGTGGAGACTGGCGCCCGAGATAAGCCAGAGCCTGTGTTTCGGGATCACCAGTGCTCCAGATGTACTTCCCGGATGTCTTAACATTAGTTACCtatatgtatacatgtttaagttttaaactaagaaatttaattggtgtgtgtgtgtgtgtgtgcgcgtgcgtgAGTGCATGCGTGCgtacgtgtgtgtgtttgtgtgtataacTCCAGACTAACCTGGTGGTGTTAAGAGGTCTTCAGTGGCATTGTAGTTCATCCCTTTGAGCCATGAgattagttttgttttgcaGTAGTATTTGTTATCAGGGAAGATAAGAAGTTGTTTGTTGATTGGGAATATAGTCTagttaaatttattatattattattatttatttatttatttatttattttttatttgtatatgttATGTACCAGTCAGGTTTTAACTTAGGTATCAGCTCTAGCAGCGAATGATCGAACGTGATATTCCGTGCTCTATGGTGCATGCGATGCCCGATGCGTGCGCTTTAGATAAACTtacgacaaaaataaaatcaattgttattttattatgcgTCCTTCTCATTTATGAAACATGTGcgttaattaataaatgtaaacaaTTGACTCCTCGTCTTATTTCTTGCGTATTTATTATCTTAAACTCTGGGGGAGGGGCAAAGGATTCATCCTTTGCGttgattgtaaaaaataagtctgataatggccccgattcctgacaagtgctaattttattttaagttatacctgtcatttctttatccgccgaaaaggaaagggacggatgatagccaacgtgttaattttaaagtgaatgaataacccgtgcgaataaaataggcatctcgctggtatgctatccgtttgacatgctttctacttaattctgtcggtgtaaaatttttagacggttgttttagatttgttctTAAAAtcgacgtgtattccataaatatgcccgtttaagttattaatttgtcttaagtaCAATTGtcactagcacagttggctcgacatcgctagacgaactaagtacccacaccggaccaataaaatttataaaaaagtttactAAAAGTAGgcgaaaatatgtaattatgtgaCATTTATCATAGTAAGAGTAGGTTGATATGatgaggcttttcggcgggaaacgggaacgggacagttgctttcttcattgagtaatctaaataattaatacgaagtggtgttttgtggttaatgatcgcattaagttagtcggaagacattcgcgagtgttattatattggagtattcaataaacaaagtgtatctgcctattttcgcttcgtgccgggaagccgcttcataactcaaaagtttatgcggacttttgagttaattcgtttggggttcggagtaggagtctactccgagggtgggggcttaggtttcatcatcatcacctttcatcatttcattaatcatcaagaaaaaaaatacgtccgacatggctgtatgggcatagttccctttgccttacccttcggggaaaaccaaaacaaaaaaaaaaaattgatatgATGAATGAAATGTCATTCCATTATCCTAATAATACTTTACAAAAACTATATTTCTGTTAGACACTAGAATAGATCTAATTTCCTATCCAACCTATTTCTTTCTTGCTTAACAGTTTTTAAATGACCTAactgctatattttttttttaaataagtatagtaaattagtaattgttttagtgtaaTGATCTGACCTGATGTCTGATGATTTATGAACGTTTGGCATCTTGACTTTATCTAGGCCAGAAAGAAATGCTTTGCACTTGTCTCTTCACAAGCGATGCTCAAACTGTAAAAAATGATCGATTCCGgccttttattttagttatttggGAAACAAACAGTTGTCTTTTATAACAGATTGAAAtaagtacagtcgtgagcattattatgtacccactttagaatcctgtcgcactatgatatttgacatttaaggagacttacggtttcatttggcaaaaaagtttatgagacatggtttcaaagtgtatacatattaatactctgTGACCGTACATATAAGTAGCTTAGATTAGTAGTTTGACTAAGCAGGGACggcagacaacaggcctgagggtgcccagttggacgccaacctcggcacaggacgtcgtttgagaggattatattcgaaataagtaattattcgAACcttgtgggtcgatagtgataagcgctgaatgagggaaatcgtcgaccacgccggcggggtccacATGTGCGGTGTCGTGTTTATAAATTGCATCTTCTTCTgctcgtgtcgatggcaaactaaatagcatcggccca is a window encoding:
- the LOC126377873 gene encoding zinc finger protein 572-like: MAEYDVMPYEDFFQERNDNVSDLHAYYMTQFNLELENCKKKDSFKYGVEESFDLEVLDWNSNKNTDLEIIDQVIDSNIDEQNIKEVLLDLDSIDFDSKSIKTDSNSSTNKTETSLYETNEYIDDESLIDELCREEGESRLSPEGFNEDFLANNEKILPSMETAFSKRYCNYNVEETIPYPVQNTQIMNSIEHYSYPNNILYNIDNAKNLPDTPTSCTEFDFDRRKVSVSESIESDVQSSTYYDENSETFDEDELFVNLDDFGLNFEKDEEVTAVESRTLQFEKKAEKEKVQGERTCLWEHCYERYPNQNTLVEHIEKAHVNSYKGDEFSCLWRDCTRARRPFNARYKLLIHMRVHSGHKPNRCHHPGCGKAFSRLENLKIHVRSHTGERPYACLAPHCRKAFSNSSDRAKHQRTHFNARPYACGAAGCGKRYTDPSSLRKHVKTHPHVNVPRTCIPPARPLRRPEEQLVPSSPAKLTTLRCIRDKLTVPRYQRL